The window AATTCCCGGGAAAGCCGCTTCCGTTCTTCTTCCTGGACATCAATGATGCGGGTCATCATATGCTGCAGCTCAGCTTCCATTCGTTTCCGCTCTGTAACTTCGAAACGGATTGCCAGGTATTGATATGGCTTACCTGATTCATCCAAAAACGGAACAATGGTTGTATCAACCCAATACAGGCTTCCGTCCTTTGCTCTATTTTTTATTTCACCATGCCAGACATCCCCATTGGAAATTGTCCTCCATAGACTATTAAAGAATTCCTTCGGATGATAACCAGAATTAATGACTCTGTGGTCTTCACCAATTAATTCATCAGCCCTGTATTTGGATATCTCGCAAAACTTATCATTCACATATTTGATTGTTCCTCGCCTATCCGTAATCGCAACGATTGCCGACTGGTCCAATGCAAATTTATAGTCGACCAATTCATTGAGCGGCTGCGACAGCTCCTTGTCAAGGCGACTCCTGTTTTTTATATCCTGAAACACAAACAGTGAGTATGTCTCTCTATCCAATTCAAAGCTGTTCACGCTGAAAAAGAGCGGAAATGTCTCCCCCTCTGCATTAAGTCCATATGTACTTGCGACCAATCCCTGTACAAAATTTTCAAGGTCAATATCAGGCAAAAGCGTATAAATATCAACGTTTCCCTGTATACTCGACTCAGGATTTAAACCAAAAATAGTACGCGCCTGGCCATTTATATAGGATATTTTACCGAGCGAGTCTACCAGGACGACCCCATCGCCTAAATCAAGCTTATTAACTGCTGGTCCTTCTCCCACTTTAAAAAGCCCCCTGCCTTAAAGTTGTATGTACCCTGCAAGTATTTCCTCCAGAGCCGCCGCGGCTTCTTTCACATCAGCGCACCATTGGATGACAAAAGACTCGTTTGACCGGTTTCCAACAAGCAGTACACCCTTGGGGATGCCATTAAAAAATAATGGGACGGCATAAGCAGATTTTAGTTTTTCGGCAAGCATGATTGGATAATCTGTCGCTTTACCCAGTATATTAGCAGGAAAATTTTCCGAAAGTATTGGACTTCCGCTTGATAATACCTTCCCGGCAATTCCCTTTCCAAACCGGACAGTGATTCGTTCATATTTATCATTCAGATTTCCTGAAGCAGTATGCCAGCGGATGTCTGGTCCAATTTTATTTTGAATGGCCAGTCCGACAAAGTCGCATCCAATTTCACGCCGAAGATGCTCGCAAATTTCTGCGATTGACTGAAGGTTTCTCAATTCATCCACGCCGGTCTACTCCTCTCACAGTCCGTATCCCAACAGCCCTTTTTTTATTGCATACTGAACAAGTTCAGGCCTGGTTTTTAAGCTTAACTTCTCCATGACTTTTCCTTTATGGGTTTCAACTGTTTTGACAGAGATCACAAGCTGCTCGGCAATTTCCTTATTAGAAAATCCTTTGGCAATGAGAGTTAGTACTTCTTTTTCCCGGTCGGACAATAAATTCAATGTATCTGTACTTCCCTGCTTAACGGCACCCATATATTCTTCCATCAGCCGTTTTGTTGCGGCAGGATGGAGATATGCCTCTCCATTCGCAACGGATTGTATTGCACCCTGCAGTTCATCATGGGGTGCACTCTTTAAAATACAGCCCGATGCTCCGGCCTGAATCGCCCTAAACAAGTACTCCTCATCATCATGCATGGTCAGAACCAGAATGTTTACCTCTGGCATCAGCTTCTTTAGCTCGGTTGTCGCTGATAGGCCGTCTTTGCCATGAGGCATACTGAGGTCCATAATAATAACATGGGGTTTGAGGTCCATCGCTTTCCGGATTCCTTCATTCCCTTCGGACGCTTCCCCGACTACTGTCATATCGGGATGAGAATTCAGAAGCATAGAAAGCCCCATTCTTACAACAGCATGGTCATCTACTAGCAGGATTTTTATCAAGACAAACTCCCCTTTATCTCTTAAACGATATGCTGCTTTAGAAAATAGGCAAGGTCAATTCTATCCTTGTACCTTCCCCTATTGTAGAGGATATCGTACAGTCACCGCCAGCCAGAAGCATCCTTTCCTTCATTGCAGCGAGGCCGGATGTCTTGGCCGAGTCCACATCCCCCGCAAGCTCAAAACCTTTGCCAAAATCGAGAATCTCAACTCGAAGCTCCTCAGCTTTCCAGTTCACCCTCAGTTCCACCTGGCTGGTGTCCGCGTATTGGGCAATGTTAGCAAGGGCTTCCTGACAGACACGAAAAACGGCAATCCTGCCTTTTTCCGAGATTGGCTTTTCCTCCCCTTCTGTGACTATATTGACGAGGATTCCAAATGTGGATGTATAGAGTTTGATGTAGCTTTTAATTGCCGGGACAAGGCCCAGTGTACCCAATGTCGGAGGATGCAGTTCAACGGACAGCAGCCGGATTTCCTGGATGGTTTTTTCCATTAGCTGGGCCATTTCCTTCACATACGCCTTCATCGATGGTTCCTGGACAGCATTTTGGATCAGCTGCAGACCATTGAAAACACTATATAGGTTTTGTCCGACGCCTTCATGAAGGTCCAGAGCGATCCGCTTAAGCTCTGCCTCCTGCGCCTGAATGATATACGAGCTGATTTCCTTGCTTCCAGTTAAAAGCTCCATCATGCTTCCTCCTAATTGTTGCATTTATACCTTTTTGACTAAATAAAATAGAGAGCTATCAGCATCATAAGCTGTCAGCTCATCCTCGCTGCCTCCAAACTCACTTGAGAGAGGGATGGCAAGGAACTTATTTGTGTCAAAATAAAACCGGACATGAGTGCCATCCGGACACATTAATACATATTTAATCGTCTTTCGGATTGCAGGGGCTTGCTCGCCTTCTGAATCCTTTATGGCAAGCTCGACATTCTGCCCCTCAAAACGTTTTAATTCTTTTAGCTTAGTGGGTTCCACAGCTATTGCACCCTCTCTTGTTCGGGTAGATGAAAATCTTATAACCCTGCAGGTACTCCCAGAAAACATTATGAGCATTAGTTTCTATGAACTCAATCGCTTCGTCCTCGCTCTGGAACGGGCTCATTCCCTTGATTTCAGCTATGACGACATCCGCACCTTCAGATACCTTCTCCTCAAGATACCAGGAAAGCCGTTTGCCAGGGAAAAGCTCCTTTAGCAATGAATCAATTTTAGGAGTAAACCCTCCGCCTTCTTGTTTTCTCGCAAAAATGAAGTCGATGTACGTTTCGCTGTTCATCATTTCCCTTCACGCTCCAGCCTGCGGTCCCGTTTATACACATAAAAAGCAACCGGGAACAGCAGAACATTCAATGTCCCAAAGATTAAAGAGGTGGCATAATTCTCGAAAAAGTACTGCTGGATCATGAAGTGGGTGCAAATAATGTTCAGCATTAAAATAGCACAAAGGATGAAGAAATTCACTTTGCTAGGCTTCATAGCGTTTCACCCCTGTTGCATAAATGCCACCTTTATCGACCTTCACAAATATCTCCGGAAGCGGCCTTCTAGGCGGGCCTGCTGTCGGTGCACCGGTTTCGACATCAAACTTGCCATGGTGGCATGGGCAGAGCAAATCATTTTCTTTCTTATCCCAGAATACCGGGCAGCGAAGATGTGTACATGCATTCTGATAAGCTACAAATTTTTTCTCCGAAAGCCTGATCATGATTGCACTGTCATGTTCACCGGGATAATGGAATTCAACAGCATCGCCAATAGCGACTGAATCCAGGCTGGCAATTTTTTGGCGAGGGTATTCCTTTTCCCCAAGCCCAGCCAATTCCTTTGCAGCCATTACTCCCCACGGCAGGGAGGAAACTGCGAAAACGCCCGCCGCTCCGACAAGAGTCTTCATAAAGCCGCGGCGGTCCAGCTTCCGCTCGTTGTTGCGGTTAATATTATGGGTATAGTTATCTTCTTCGAACGGGATTTTATTATTTTTCTCTGACATGCCAATCCCTCCTAAAACAGTTTCGTTACACCCTGCAGGATACCCGGCAGGTTGACTTTAACATTTGTTTCTCCCTCCAGATATGGAAGGCTTGTTACCCACTTGCCGCCGTTATCCAGATTGAATTGCTCTCTTTTTGCATCAATCTCTTCATCTGTCAGCCATTGCAGAGTATTTGTCGGGCAGACGCTCGCACACATTGGCGGGATGCCATCCTTCGAGCGGTCGATACATAGATCGCATTTATACATTAAGTTTTGCTCGGTATCAAACTTAGGAATACCGTATGGGCAGGCAATCGTACAGTTTTGGCAGCCAATGCACTTTTCAACAAGCGCTGATAGAACGGCGCCTGTTTCATGAATCTGAATTGCCTGGGCAGGACAGCTTCTCGCACATGCCGGGTTCTCACAGTGAAGGCACATCAGAGGCATGGTTTGCCGGTTAACAAGCGGATTTACGTCATAAACGTAGTTCCTGTTCCGTTCCTCATGCCCGCCGCACTGTGTGCAGGCAGCCAGACATGAGCGGCATCCTATACAGTTTTCGAGTTCTATATACAACCTCTTGTTCATGATTGCACCTTCTTCAATAAGCATTTTTCGTTTTGTGCTTCGACTTTTTCAATCTGGGCAGCGCATGCCTTGAATTCAGGCATCCGGCTGATTGGGTCGAGTGCCGGTATAGTCAGCAGGTTAATTGACTTCTCATGTCCCCATGAATACGGAACAAATACTGTATCTTTCCTGATGGCTTCGGTAATTTTCACCGGATACTCCGCTTCACCGCGGCGTGTATACAGGCGCACTCTTTCTTCGTGCTCAATACCGTACTTTTCCGCAGTTTCCGGATGAACCTCTACAAAAGGCTCCGGACACATATCATGCAAGAATTGAATTCTGCGAGTCTGATTGCCTGATAGATAATGATAGACCACCCTGCCAGTTGTCAGGCGAAGCGGGAACTCATCATCTGGCTCCTCTGCGGGTGGTGTATAGGGAAGCGCGAATAGCTTTGCTTTACCATCTGGATGATAAAACTTCTTGTCGAGGAACAAATGGGGTGTTCCTGGATCGTCTTCGCTCTTGCAAGGCCAGAAGACGCCGTCCTGTTTATCAATCTTTTCCCATGTAACACCGGAATAATCCGCTATTCCGCCTTTTGAAGCACGGCGCAGCTCATTAAAGATATCCAGAGGCGTTTTTAAATGAGAGAAGTATTTGCCACGGCCCATCCGTTCTGCAATTTCAACCTGTATTTTCCAATCCGGTTTAGATTCGCCAAGCGGTTTCTGGGCCTGGTTGATTTTAATGATCCGTCCTTCTACATTCGTTGTTGTTCCTTCATCCTCGGCCCAAGTAGTAGTTGGCAGGATAACATCCGCAAATTCGGCTGATTCAGACATGTAGAAATCAACACAGACCATGAAATCAAGATTCTTCATTTGTTCTCTTACATAGTTCAGATTTGGTGCCGATACCGCTGGATTTGAGCAGAGCAGATACAAGGCACGAATTGTCTTTTGTTCCATCAGCCCGAACATTTCATATGCGGATACACCTGGTAACGGCATTTCCTCAGGCTGGATTCCCCATACCTCAGCTACTTCACGAACGTGTTCCGGGTATGCAAGCTTCCGGTAGCCAGGAAGTGCGTCAGCCTTTTGGCCATGCTCGCGGCCGCCCTGTCCGTTGCCTTGACCGGTAATTGTGGCAACCCCGGCTTTAGGCCGGCCAATTTTACCAGTAACCAGCGACATATTTACATAAGCGGATACGTTATCTACACCTTTTTTCTGCTGCTCAATGCCGCGTGCGAACATGACAATCGCATTGGGTGCTTTCCCGAACAGCTCAGCTGCCTTAATGATTTTCTCCGGTGCAACACCCGTTATCGCACTTGTATATTCTGGAGTGAACTCTTTTAAAAGTTCTTTAAGCTCTTCAAAACCATTCGTATGGTTATTTACAAAACCAATATCAGCATAGCCATTTTGGATGAGCAGATTTACTATCCCATTTGCAAGGGCAAGGTCGGTTCCAGGCCTTAAATCAAGATGTACATCTGCCCGTCTTGCAATTGGCGTTTCCCTCGGGTCGGCAATGATCAAGTAGCCGCCGCGCTCTTGAACATTCCAGACACGAAACATGGAAGTCGGATGGCATTCAGCTGTGTTGCTTCCAGCGATAAACAATAGGTCAGTTTCGTGGACATCAGTCCAAGGTACAGTGGAGCCGCGGTCGATTCCCAAAGAACGATTCAAGCCGCCAGCCGCGCTTGACATACAAAAGCGGCCATTATAATCAATATATCTGGTCTGCAGGCCGACACGGGCAAATTTCCCTGTCAGGTAGCACTTTTCATTCGTCATCGACACGCCACCGTAAACAGATACGCTGTCTTTACCATAGTCCGCCTGAAGCTTCTTAAAGTTAGTAACAATCAGGTCATACGCTTCATTCCATGTCGCTTCCCGGAACCCTTCTTTTGTACCCTTCAAGGATTTATCATCACGGATAAGCGGCTTTAGAATCCGGTCTTGGTGGTTAACCTGCTGGTATGCGGTTACACCTTTCGGGCACATTTTTCCAAGTGTGACCGGCCAGTCGTAGCGAGGTTCAACCCCGATAATCTTATTCGTTGCAGTATTAACGCGAAGATTCATCCCGCACTGCATCGCACAGTAGCTGCAATGTGTCGGTACGAGGGTTTCATTTGGATGAATGACATTTTCTACTTCTTTGAAATATTTATCGCGTTCGTTCCTGAACTCAACCTTTTGCATTCTGGTTGGCCTCCTTGACTTTCACTTGGTGTGTTGCAATTCCTGAGAATTGTGCGATCCGGTATTTGCGGCGGCAAGGCAGGCATAGCTCGGCGAGGTGATAGCCTTCCTGGGACGCAAATTCTATTTTGTTTACTCCGAGAACATCGATAACATCGTTGGATTGCTCAACTGAAACAAATTCTGTTCCGCACACCTTGCATTCCTTCATCGCCTGTTCACTGTAATGTTCACGGTAGTTTCTCGCCAGAACACTCATAGGGCGGAATGGGATATGCGCCAATTTTCCAAATGGCATATAAATCAGCGTAATAATAACTGAATACTGATGAATCAGGGACATCGCCTGGTGACCAAAACCGTGCAGAAAGACATTGATGAATGTCAGAGCCAGCCCAGTTATCGAGACCAAAAGCAGCAGATAAAGCGGCATGAAATCATACATGAATGTCTGCTCTGCCCTAGCCTGCATATTTTTCAAACGGCGATACAGCGCCATACAAACACCTGTAATAACCATGATCGCGGAGATATTCAATGCATTATAAGACAAGAAAGCGATAAAGCCGTCAGCAGGTACTGTCATTAAGTTAATTCCCATAAAAACGATTGTGTACATACCATTGTCTGCCATCGTGAAGTACATCCAGCCAAACACAAGCGGGAATGTAACCATAAGCGCGAGCACGCAGCCCCAGCCCATCATGATGTGCTGTGTCCAGCGGTACAGACCGCGGTTCCAGATGAACCGATATGTAACCAGCTGTTCTGTCGCTGTTTTAGGAGTTGATTTCTTGAATATGAGCTTTAACCCTTTTTTAATAAAAACCTTAGTAGGCGGGCGCTCTCCCCAGGAGATAAACCGGTAAAAAAAGCCTCCCAGAAAAACAATTGTGCCTACCATATATCCATAAAGGTTCAAGTCAACATGGGTGAACATCCGGGTTGCAATAAA is drawn from Bacillus sp. FJAT-18017 and contains these coding sequences:
- a CDS encoding Rieske 2Fe-2S domain-containing protein; the protein is MSEKNNKIPFEEDNYTHNINRNNERKLDRRGFMKTLVGAAGVFAVSSLPWGVMAAKELAGLGEKEYPRQKIASLDSVAIGDAVEFHYPGEHDSAIMIRLSEKKFVAYQNACTHLRCPVFWDKKENDLLCPCHHGKFDVETGAPTAGPPRRPLPEIFVKVDKGGIYATGVKRYEA
- a CDS encoding molybdopterin oxidoreductase family protein → MQKVEFRNERDKYFKEVENVIHPNETLVPTHCSYCAMQCGMNLRVNTATNKIIGVEPRYDWPVTLGKMCPKGVTAYQQVNHQDRILKPLIRDDKSLKGTKEGFREATWNEAYDLIVTNFKKLQADYGKDSVSVYGGVSMTNEKCYLTGKFARVGLQTRYIDYNGRFCMSSAAGGLNRSLGIDRGSTVPWTDVHETDLLFIAGSNTAECHPTSMFRVWNVQERGGYLIIADPRETPIARRADVHLDLRPGTDLALANGIVNLLIQNGYADIGFVNNHTNGFEELKELLKEFTPEYTSAITGVAPEKIIKAAELFGKAPNAIVMFARGIEQQKKGVDNVSAYVNMSLVTGKIGRPKAGVATITGQGNGQGGREHGQKADALPGYRKLAYPEHVREVAEVWGIQPEEMPLPGVSAYEMFGLMEQKTIRALYLLCSNPAVSAPNLNYVREQMKNLDFMVCVDFYMSESAEFADVILPTTTWAEDEGTTTNVEGRIIKINQAQKPLGESKPDWKIQVEIAERMGRGKYFSHLKTPLDIFNELRRASKGGIADYSGVTWEKIDKQDGVFWPCKSEDDPGTPHLFLDKKFYHPDGKAKLFALPYTPPAEEPDDEFPLRLTTGRVVYHYLSGNQTRRIQFLHDMCPEPFVEVHPETAEKYGIEHEERVRLYTRRGEAEYPVKITEAIRKDTVFVPYSWGHEKSINLLTIPALDPISRMPEFKACAAQIEKVEAQNEKCLLKKVQS
- a CDS encoding PAS domain-containing sensor histidine kinase; the protein is MGEGPAVNKLDLGDGVVLVDSLGKISYINGQARTIFGLNPESSIQGNVDIYTLLPDIDLENFVQGLVASTYGLNAEGETFPLFFSVNSFELDRETYSLFVFQDIKNRSRLDKELSQPLNELVDYKFALDQSAIVAITDRRGTIKYVNDKFCEISKYRADELIGEDHRVINSGYHPKEFFNSLWRTISNGDVWHGEIKNRAKDGSLYWVDTTIVPFLDESGKPYQYLAIRFEVTERKRMEAELQHMMTRIIDVQEEERKRLSRELHDGLGQNLYSHLITINRLLSEMDHPLLTQMQEEAMELIEEIRSLSWELRPSVLDDLGLVPAIRSFLNRYSTHYKIDVHFECVLGRRLAASTETTIYRVIQEALTNVRKYAGVDEAFVVIREYEDAVRVMIEDRGQGFDTEAASRGVGLFSMDERARASGGEFQIISSPGKGTKVVLEVPAR
- a CDS encoding sensor histidine kinase, yielding MMELLTGSKEISSYIIQAQEAELKRIALDLHEGVGQNLYSVFNGLQLIQNAVQEPSMKAYVKEMAQLMEKTIQEIRLLSVELHPPTLGTLGLVPAIKSYIKLYTSTFGILVNIVTEGEEKPISEKGRIAVFRVCQEALANIAQYADTSQVELRVNWKAEELRVEILDFGKGFELAGDVDSAKTSGLAAMKERMLLAGGDCTISSTIGEGTRIELTLPIF
- a CDS encoding GAF domain-containing protein, translating into MDELRNLQSIAEICEHLRREIGCDFVGLAIQNKIGPDIRWHTASGNLNDKYERITVRFGKGIAGKVLSSGSPILSENFPANILGKATDYPIMLAEKLKSAYAVPLFFNGIPKGVLLVGNRSNESFVIQWCADVKEAAAALEEILAGYIQL
- a CDS encoding 4Fe-4S dicluster domain-containing protein; its protein translation is MNKRLYIELENCIGCRSCLAACTQCGGHEERNRNYVYDVNPLVNRQTMPLMCLHCENPACARSCPAQAIQIHETGAVLSALVEKCIGCQNCTIACPYGIPKFDTEQNLMYKCDLCIDRSKDGIPPMCASVCPTNTLQWLTDEEIDAKREQFNLDNGGKWVTSLPYLEGETNVKVNLPGILQGVTKLF
- a CDS encoding response regulator: MIKILLVDDHAVVRMGLSMLLNSHPDMTVVGEASEGNEGIRKAMDLKPHVIIMDLSMPHGKDGLSATTELKKLMPEVNILVLTMHDDEEYLFRAIQAGASGCILKSAPHDELQGAIQSVANGEAYLHPAATKRLMEEYMGAVKQGSTDTLNLLSDREKEVLTLIAKGFSNKEIAEQLVISVKTVETHKGKVMEKLSLKTRPELVQYAIKKGLLGYGL